The Coregonus clupeaformis isolate EN_2021a chromosome 3, ASM2061545v1, whole genome shotgun sequence genome includes a region encoding these proteins:
- the LOC121543644 gene encoding protocadherin alpha-C2 isoform X10, whose product MTMEAHRSAEHWRRYVSVFLLFSAALNTVYAVTHYSIPEELKEGSVVANLAADLGLDVQELSRRKMRLDVIANKKYLDVNKETGELYIVEKIDREYLCISKTTCFLKLDATIENPIRMFNIELEILDINDNAPHFRRDTMHLDIAESTPAGERFSLNNAVDPDIGTNSIKTYYLGESEHFNIEIQTGRDGSKFTDLILKKALDREEQSVHNLILTAVDGGVPSRTGTANIIVRVLDTNDNAPKFDRESYNIDIMENSPIGRVVVKLNATDLDEGSNSEIVYSYSLYTSEKTQETFNLNPNTGEITVKEMINYEDFRIYDMEVIATDKGTNFLSGHCKLTILVTDMNDNHPELSIKSFQSPIKEDIAVDTVIAVVSVSDKDSGENGKVDIHIADQLPFALRESSGNYYELVVSEPLDREKVPEYDITFTVTDRGSPPLSDNETMTLELLDVNDNVPQFPQSFYTIPVMENNAPGALLSSLTAFDPDLHENQYLVYFIIEKEIVNTSMSMLFSINPENGNLYALKTFDYEIEKEFLFHIEARDSGVPPLSSNVTVHIIIVDQNDNPPVIVSPWRAHGSMVEEKIPRSTDKGCLVSKVIAIDTDSVQNSRITYQFLQVTDATLFSLDQYNGEIRTMRMFSYRDPRHQRLVVIAKDNGDPALSATVTIKLSTVETAVKAYSDMTEMPLEYDIFSDLNLYLVIGLGSVSFLLLITILVTCVLKCQKPKPSKAAPPSRNSVISERNSTIADSTLVSNDAYWYSLFLAETRKGKLVVRQPVPKAGSRYIVSSIPRSTGLTETSDSAASTLQYPK is encoded by the coding sequence ATGACAATGGAGGCGCACAGAAGCGCAGAGCACTGGAGAAGGTACGTCTCGGTCTTTCTTCTTTTCTCTGCGGCCCTGAACACCGTATATGCGGTTACTCACTATTCTATTCCAGAGGAATTAAAGGAAGGCTCTGTTGTCGCCAATTTAGCTGCTGATCTGGGACTAGACGTGCAGGAACTAAGTAGACGAAAGATGCGGTTAGATGTCATAGCCAATAAGAAATACTTGGATGTGAACAAAGAAACAGGAGAGCTGTACATTGTTGAAAAAATTGACAGAGAATATCTTTGCATATCAAAAACAACATGCTTTCTCAAATTGGATGCAACAATTGAAAATCCAATAAGAATGTTCAACATTGAATTGGAAATATTGGACATTAACGACAATGCGCCTCATTTTCGAAGAGATACAATGCACTTGGATATAGCAGAGTCTACTCCTGCGGGCGAAAGGTTCTCATTGAACAATGCGGTGGACCCAGATATTGGTACGAATTCAATTAAAACATACTATCTGGGTGAAAGTGAGCACTTCAATATAGAAATCCAGACTGGAAGAGATGGGTCTAAATTTACTGATTTGATTCTGAAAAAGGCTttagacagagaggagcagtcGGTTCATAATCTAATACTCACTGCTGTAGACGGAGGAGTCCCTTCACGCACAGGCACAGCGAATATCATTGTCCGTGTGCTGGATACAAATGACAACGCCCCTAAATTTGATCGGGAAAGCTACAACATTGATATAATGGAGAATTCCCCAATTGGACGTGTAGTAGTGAAACTGAATGCAACGGATTTGGACGAGGGGTCCAATTCGGAAATAGTATATTCATATAGTCTTTATACATCAGAGAAAACGCAAGAAACGTTCAATTTAAACCCTAATACCGGTGAAATAACAGTAAAGGAAATGATAAATTATGAAGATTTTAGGATATATGATATGGAAGTTATAGCAACGGACAAAGGAACTAATTTTTTATCTGGACATTGCAAACTAACTATCTTAGTGACCGATATGAATGATAATCATCCCGAATTATCAATCAAATCCTTTCAAAGTCCAATCAAGGAGGATATAGCAGTAGACACGGTAATAGCAGTGGTTAGTGTCAGCGATAAAGATTCAGGTGAAAATGGAAAAGTCGATATTCACATTGCTGATCAATTACCTTTTGCGCTGAGAGAATCCTCTGGTAACTATTATGAGTTAGTAGTTTCAGAGCCTCTGGACCGCGAGAAGGTCCCAGAATATGACATCACTTTTACGGTAACAGACAGGGGATCCCCTCCACTATCTGACAATGAAACTATGACTTTAGAACTACTAGACGTAAACGACAACGTTCCACAGTTCCCCCAGTCGTTCTACACTATTCCCGTTATGGAGAATAATGCACCTGGGGCCTTGCTAAGTTCCCTCACTGCGTTTGATCCAGACCTCCATGAAAACCAGTATCTAGTTTATTTCATCATAGAGAAGGAGATAGTGAACACCTCCATGTCCATGCTGTTCTCCATCAATCCGGAGAACGGTAATCTTTACGCACTAAAGACGTTTGACTATGAGATAGAGAAGGAGTTCCTTTTCCACATTGAGGCCAGAGACTCTGGTGTTCCTCCACTCAGCAGTAACGTGACTGTCCACATCATTATTGTGGACCAGAACGACAACCCCCCGGTCATAGTCTCTCCGTGGCGTGCACACGGCTCCATGGTGGAGGAGAAGATCCCCAGATCCACCGATAAAGGATGCCTGGTCTCCAAAGTGATAGCCATAGACACAGACTCGGTGCAGAACTCTCGGATTACATACCAGTTTCTACAGGTTACTGACGCCACCTTATTTAGTCTGGACCAATACAACGGAGAGATTCGGACTATGAGAATGTTTAGTTACAGAGATCCGCGTCATCAACGACTGGTTGTCATCGCAAAGGACAATGGGGACCCTGCTCTCTCTGCTACGGTTACCATAAAGCTCTCAACAGTGGAGACTGCCGTTAAAGCCTACTCTGACATGACGGAAATGCCTCTAGAATATGACATATTTTCAGACTTAAACCTATATTTAGTGATCGGCCTGGGCTCGGTTTCCTTTCTGTTATTGATCACCATATTGGTCACCTGTGTGCTGAAGTGTCAGAAACCAAAGCCCAGCAAAGCGGCTCCTCCAAGTAGGAACAGCGTGATCAGCGAGAGGAACTCAACCATCGCAGATTCCACCCTGGTCTCCAACGATGCCTACTGGTACAGTCTGTTTCTAGCGGAGACTAGGAAAGGAAAGCTGGTAGTCAGACAGCCTGTGCCAAAGGCGGGCTCCAGATACATCGTGTCCAGTATACCAAGGAGCACGGGCCTGACAGAGACCAGTGACTCAGCAGCCTCTACTCTGCAG